In Desulfonatronospira thiodismutans ASO3-1, the sequence CCTGTCATCAAAACGCCTTTGACGCATTCGGGGCGGTCCCCAGAAAAATCATGGTGGACAACCTGAAATGTGCAGTGCTCAAGCACCCCTATGGCCAAAAACCGGTTCTAAATCCCAAATATCTTGACTTTGCAAAGCACTGGGGTTTTGAGATCAGTGCCTGCGGAGTCAGAAAGCCCCATGAAAAAGGCCGGGTGGAGAATGCCATAGGTTATGTCAAAAAGAACTTGCTGGCCGGCCTTGAACTGCCGGATTACCGGGCCATCAACCATTACGCCCGCCACTGGTGCAGGGCAACAGCCAATGTGCGTATCCATGCCCAGACCGGCAAGAAGCCGGTGGACATGCTTGAAGAAGAAAGAGAGCACCTTTTGCCCCTGCCTGTTAACACCTATGATATCGGAGTCTTAACCCAGGTCCGGGCCTCGTCGCAGTTCCGGATCACCCTGGAGTCCAACCGCTATTCCGTGCCAGCCAGGTACGCAGGCAAACGCCTGACCTTGAAGACTTATCCTGATCGCTTATGCATCTATGACGGCAACAATCTTGTGGCCAGGCATGTCCGCAGCTTTGATAAAAAAAGGGACATTGAAGACCCCGATCATGTCCAGGAGTTTATTGTCCAGCGCCGGGCAGCCAGGGATCAGCAATTGTTTTCCCGGTTCCTGGCTTTGTCCCCAAGAGCAAAGGATTACTTTTTTGAGTTGGAGAAAAAGCACTTGAACATCAAACACCATGTCCAGAAGATTGTAGCCTTAAGCGAAATCTATGGCTCTGAAGCCGTGTCCAGGGCCATGGACGACGCATTCACCTACAGTGCCTTCTCCTGTGAGTATGTAGCCAACATCCTGGAGCAAAGAGCCAGGACCATGCCCGCACCAGGAGCCCTGCATCTGACCAGGCGAGAGGATCTGCTGGATATTGAAGTCAAAGACCCTGATCTAAGCATTTACGACAAACCCAAGGAGAAAAACCCATGACCAACAAACACCAAAGTGAGGTGCACAGGCTGGAAGAAAATCTCCAGCTGCTCAAGCTAACCTGTATAAAAGAGCAGTACAGGCCGGCGGCTGACAAGGCTGCCAGGCAGAACTGGGATCATCTGGGCTATCTGGCCAGGCTGGTCCAGGCAGAAGCAGATGCCAGGCATGATCGCTCCATCCAACGCCGTATCAGGATGGCCCGTTTCCCAGGCATAAAAACCATGGAGAACTTCGACTGGACATGGCCGACCAAGATCAACCGCCCGGCCATCCAAAACCTCTTTCGCCTTGGATTTATGAAGGACAAGGCCAACATAATAATCCTCGGAGGAGTAGGCCTGGGCAAATCACACATAGCCACAGCCCTGGGTTACAGTGCATGCCTGGAAAAGCATTCGGTGCTGTTTGCCACCACCATAGATGTCATAAACACCCTCTCGGCCGCACAGGCTGCACACAAGCTCAAAACAGAGCTCAAGAAATATGTAAGTCCTGAACTGCTCATTCTGGATGAGCTTGGCTACCTGCCCATAGACAAGCAAGGTGCAGACCTGCTCTTCCAGGTCATAAGCCAGCGCTACGAACAAAAATCAACCATCCTGACCACCAACAGAGCCTTCAAGAAATGGCCCGAGGTGTTCAACAACGACAGCACCCTGACCTCAGCCATGTTGGACAGACTTCTGCACCATGCCGAAACTATCCTCATTGAAGGCAAAAGCTATCGGATGAAAGACCAGGTTCAGGAACAATAGCTCCGCATAGGCAACCGCCGGCATCAACCTTTATGTCTGGAGCTGGCGGTTGCTCCAAAACAACATTTTTAAACCGGCGTTTTATGGCATCTTCAAGCCGGCGCTAACACACATGGGTAAAATGGTTGTTTGAAGCCAAAAAAAGGTATGGGCTACAGGTATTGAACTATACGGTTACCTCGAATCATATTCACTTGCTGGTACACGGACATGAAGACAAAGATGCTATACCCAGATCGCTACAATTGATAGCTGGCAGGACAGGCCAGGAATACAATCAAAGGAAGAAGCGTAAGGGGGCTTTCTGGGAAGACAGGTATCACGCTACAGCAGTGGATGTTGATGAACACCTTGTTCGATGTCTGGTCTATATAGACTTGAATATGGTCAGGTCCAGAGTGGTTAAGCATCCCAATGAGTGGAGTCACGGGGGATACCCTGAAATAGTCGAGCCACAACAAAGATACCGGATTATCAATAGGGATCTCTTGCAAAAACTTCTGGATATCGATGATGGTTTATCAGGGATTTACTCTGGGTGGGTTCAGACAGCATTGGATGAGAGAACTCCAAGGCAAGCCGACTGGACTGAAGGTGTTGCAGTGGGCTGCAAAGATTTTGTCGAAAAGGTCAAGGAAATGCTTTGCGGCAGAGCTTGCGGCCGCAGGGTCCATGAAGTAGGCAAGTCAGGGATGTACGCACTGAAAGAACCTGTATCGGCTTACAATGATGTTTTTGAGGGTAAAATGGGGCTTCTAAGCTCCGAAAATAGGCTATTTTGGGATATTTATCCTGATATTTAAGGATGATGGTTAGGTCCGACCCCAAAGAACGATCGAAGTTATCAAAGAACTCTGCCGGGGGCCGGGCATAACCGAATTCATCCGCCGCGCAGTTCGCGCAACGAATGATCGAGCGCTCAAAGTAACTCGAAAAGTATTTTGTTCTCGCGTCCATATCGCTTCTCGTGGCGCTCTAACGACAAGCTAACCAGCCGGCCTTGCCGGTCTGGTTGAGCGCCTGGTCCGCTGTGGTCAGGCTACTTTTAGATGAAGATTTTTCCCTACTGCTTGAGCATAATTCACTAAAGTTGAAAGCCGGATATCCTCAGCATGATTTTCAATTCTAGAAATAGCTGATTTTTTGGTATTTAATATAGAGGCAACCTGTTCTTGAGTGAGTCCTGCTTCAAGACGTGCCTGCTTCAAGAGGACACCAATCTTAAATTGCTCATATCCTTTATCAAAGTTCTCTCCAAAACTGGGGCTTTTCTTTTTTCTTTTCTCAATATATTTATCTAAATCATCCATTAGCCTTCCCCCTCCTGCTAAAATATTCTTTCTTACGCTTTTCTGCTAATTCAATTTCCTTTTTAGGCGTTTTTTGGCTTTTCTTTTGGAATGAGTTTGTCAAAATTATCAATTATCAACTCGTTTCCAAAGAAGAAGCCAAGCAAACGAAAAGTGTTTTTTCCAACATCAATACGAACTTCCCAGATATCATCCGTATTTACCAGTTTTTTAAAATACTTAGATGGAACACGGTCAATTTCTTGGATTAATTTCAATACCCAGGTCACTTTCATAACTTGCGCATCTGTCAGGTTATCCAGATGATCTTCAACTGGGCAATTCCCAGACACTGAACGATAGAATTCAATGCTTTTCATTAATTTAAAGTACACATATATGTTAACATTGTCAAGGAGATTTATTGTTTTGTAGGCAGCGAACGAAAAGCTCACTCTTACATCTATGTTTTTGGCCCAAAAAAAGGCATCCTAAGGCAATTTTTAAGGCCTTATAGAGGACTTTTACTCAATTAGTTCAATGACTTGGTTAGGTCCGACCCCCATAGAAACCAATAGACCATAGCATGGTCCGCGTCAGGGATGCATAATTCAACCCTGAAACGCAACTTATTTCGTGCACCAAGTCACCTATTTTCTAATTGTCGTTGCGGGCTTGAATAACTTATTGCTCTGGGGACTGTCCCGGGATTACAAGTATGGAAGCAAGGGCATATGGGGGTATGATATTCAGAATATCTTCACCCCACACATGTGGGGCGCGGTTCGTTTAAGTTCACTGGCGGTGACTACTGCTGTTTTTTCAGCTCGCTCACGGTAACCGGCTTGAGTCCTCGAAGCTCCAGGCCAGCGATGATCCGGGGCAAAGCCTCGGCTGTCGGCAGATCAGGATTGTTCATGTGCAGGATTACAATGCTTCCCGGTCTGACGGAATCAATTACATAATCAGCTATTTCCTTCGGGGATGCATTTTCATCAGCGTCTCCGCTGGCGATATCATACTGAACCGTCAGCATACCCAGCTCGCCGGCAATATCCACCACATCGTTGTTTTTTTTGACATAGGGGGGGCGAAACAGTCTCGGCATCTCTCCGGTAAGCTTTCTGGCTATTAGCTGGGTATAGCCAAGCTCCTGCCTGATTACAGAGGGATCGTGCCGGGTAAGATCAGGGTGGGAGTAAGAGTGGTTGCCAAGCTCAAACAGATTATTATCATGCAGAGCCTCTGTCTCCTGCGAATAGTTGAGCATCCATAGTCCCCCCAGAAAAAGGGTGGCTGGAGTTTCTGTCTTTTTAAGTATTTTGATGACATCCGGATCGTAGCCCGTTTTCTGCCAGGTACTGCAGGCATCGAAGGTTAAAGCCACTTTTGACAGGTCGCTCTCAATTCTCTTTAGTACTTCCGGGCTTTTCTGCTCAATTTCCGGTGAAACTTCTGGAGCCATATCCGGATGTGCTCTTTTGAATCCATCCAGCACATCTTCCGGCATTTCTTCTGTCCAGGCCGGCAGGGCAGTCAGCAGCAAGACAGCCAGGCAGATGATGATGCAGAAAATAAGTCTGCTCAAGTTTGTCATATTCCATGTCCTGATGTGACTGCAAAAATTCATTTTTGCAGTCACAGATGTCAGAGCTCAGACGTCAGAGGTCCCCAGTGAAATCCCCCAGTTAAACAAAAGAGGGTTTAACCGGGTAAACTTCGGGAACTCCAAGGAGTTATTTCACGGGGCAGGCAGTAAAAACAAAGATTTATATCACGCGAAGACGCGTGATTGATTTCTGAATTATTGATTTCTCGACTTTTTGCAGATTCATCTGTCCTGAGAAGATTTAACTGCAAACAGTCAAGGCGGGGACTTGAACTAAATATAGCCTGACCAGACCAGTTCTAATTGTCAAGCGGTTTGTTGCCATGAGGTTCTTCACATTATGTTTGTTCGGGTCGGACCGAGCAAATATATTATAAATATATAAAATGATCTCGTTTTTTGCTTGCTTTTAAGTCTTATAACCGCCATATTTATGTGGTAAAAGCAGTGCTAAACTTCTATTCTCGAGGCGACAACTATTTTGACACATGGGACCCGCTTTGGATGGTTTAAATGAAATAATTGGTGGTTAACCAGTCACTGTTGCGGACTCGCTTCACTCGCCGCAAAGCTCCAACGTTCGGCTATAAAGGATTGACTTAGCATGAATACCGTGTTACCGTGATTTCATGATACGATCATTTAAAGATCAGGGTACAGAAGATATTTTCGATGGGAAAAACAGCAAGGCTGCCCGAAAATTATGCCCGCAACATCTTTGGATTTTAGCTGCGAGAAAACTGGAGCAGGTTGACTCCGCAACAAACCTTGACGACTTAAAAGTTCCGCCGGGAAATCGCCTGGAAGCCCTGTCAGGGGATCGTTATGGGCAGTACAGCATTCGAATCAATGATCAGTATCGGGTATGTTTTAAATGGGATAATGGCAATGCAGATAATGTTGAAATAGTCGATTATCATTGAAAGTTCAGGAGAATATCATGATCAGAATTCCGAAATACAGGGAGCCGACGCACCCGGGACAAATGTTGATGGAGGATTTTTTGGCTCCACTGTCAATAACGCAACGAGATTTGTCTAAGGCGATTCATGTTCCTTACCAGCGAATTAACGAGATTGTAAATGGGCGGCGCGGTATTACACCCAGTACAGCATTACGCCTGGCAAAATTTTTTGATATGTCAGAGGATTTTTGGATGAATATGCAGCTTCGTTGGGACCTGTATCGTGCTAAAAAATCAGAAGAAAGAGAATTGCGTATGATAAAGCCCTATACGTCTTCTGAACACACAGCCCATATGTAAAAAAGGCTGCCGTACCATTCAGCCCGGGTGACAGCCAGGGCAGGTGGAATTTTGACAAATCGAGGGGGAAACTGAATTTCAAACAACTATTGCCAAGCCAGCGGGGGCACCAGCAGATATTCATGGTTTTCAGTGGTCAAGCGGGCGATTCTGCTACATAGATAACATCTTCCCTGGAAACGCGGTGATAACCTGGGAAAACGTGCTCTGAAGCCATATCTTTATTTTCTGCCTCAATTTTGATTCAAACCTGCTCTTATGTCTTGAAATGTTTGTAAATCCGGGCTATTGATCTACTCAAAATTCCATTCATGGGTTATTATCGCCCTGCCGGCCAGGGTTTTTCAGCTATTGCTGCCCGAGTGTCCGGTTTTCTGCACTTTTCCTGGCCTGCCCTGCTGAAACCTCAAGGGGTTTCAAAGGTTCAGAGGGCTTTTGGCCTCTTTCCGAGTATTGCTCTTAGCAGTCCCATTACGTGTTATTGCTGGCTTGGGTCGAATTTTTGATCATTGACTGAGCTTGTTCTCATATCTCAACAGGTGAGGTAAGCGTCCATTTAACCCCATCTTTTTTTCTCCGCCTGATGTGCTAATGGTCTCCCAAATACCAAGGAGGGACCGTTATGCAAACCAAGTCACAGAAGTACACGCCTGAGGAGCGGGCCGGGTTCTGGTCCGCGCATATCAACAAGTGGAGGCAGGGCAGCCTGACCAAGGCCGAATACTGCCGCAGGGCAGAACTGTCCAAGCATGCCTTCTATTACTGGTGCAAAAAGCTTGGGCACACCTATTCCAGGAAAACCCTGGAGGAAAATGCCGTCGTGCCGGTGCCCCTGAAGGTTGTCCAGGAGAAAACCCATACGCCTCTGCGTCTGATGGTCAATAGCTACCAGGTGGATATCCCGGGTGATTTCCAGCAGGAAGTACTGGCCAAGCTGGTCCGTACTCTGGAGGAGATCACGTGATCGCGGTTAGTCAGGCCAGGGTGTATCTGGTCACCGGACATACCGACATGCGCAAGGCTATAGACGGGTTATCCATCATGGTCCAGGCTCAGCTGGAGCATGACCCCTTTTCCGGGCATCTGTTTGTCTTCTGCAACAGGCAGCGGACCATCATCAAGATCCTGTACTGGGACACAAGCGGTTTTTGCTTGTGGCAAAAGCGCCTGGAGAAGCAAAGCTTCAAGTGGCCTGCATCAAAGCAGGAAGTTATGGAGCTTGATGCGAGGCAGCTTGTCTGGCTTTTAGACGGTCTGGACCCTGTGCAGGTCAGGGGGCACAAAGAGTTAAAATTTTCCACATTATTTTAGATTTTTTTGCAAAAAAAGCTTGCAATTCCAAATGTTTGTGTGTATATGAATACTCAGTTATGGACATCAACAACTTGCCAGATGATAAAGATGCGCTCAAAGATATCGTTGCTGACTACCACCAGCAACTTATCTACCTGCAGGAGAAACTGAACTTCCTGCAAAAAGCCATCTATGGGTCCAAATCCGATAAAAAACCCAAATGCGGCTCTAAAGAGACCTGGCCCATGATGCCTGGCCTTGTTGAGATGGAAACCGAGGTGGAAACGCCCCAGGAAAAAACCATCACCATACCTGAACATTCCCGTAAGAAACGTGGCCGCAAGCCCATCCCCAAGGATCTTCCCAGAAAGGATATAATCCATGACCTCTCTGGGGAGGAAAAGATATGCCCCTGCGGAGTCGAGCTAAGCCCGATAGGTCAGGAAGTAAGCGAAAAACTGGATTATATCCCTGCCAGGCTGATTGTTAATCGCTACATCCGTCTCAAATACGCCTGCAAAAACTGCGAGGGAGCCGAAGATGATCAGGGTGCAGTCAAAATAGCTCCCATGCCGGAACAGCTGATCCCCCAGGGCATAGTGACTCCAGGTCTTATGGCTCATATCATCACAGCCAAGTTTGTGGACGGCCTACCCTTTTATCGCCAGTGCAAGCAGCTTTTAAGGCTGGGCATTGATATCTCCCGTTCCACCATGGTCTCCTGGGCCATGCATGCGGCCAGGGTCTGCGAGCCTTTCCTGGATCTGTTCAAAAAGGAGATCATGCTCGGATTCCAGGTGGGCATAGACGAGACCCCGGTACAGGTACTTGATGAACCGGGCCGGTCCAACACTTCCAAGTCATATATGTGGGTTTTCCTTGGCGGCCATCCTGAAAATCCCACTGTCCTTTATGATTATCATCCCACGCGAAGCGGTCTGGCCCTGGATTTCCTCCAGGACTATCAAGGTTATATTCAAAGTGACGGCTATGCAGTCTACAACGACCTGGGCGACAAGCCGGGCATATTCCATGTAGGATGCCTGGCCCATGTCCGGCGCAAGTTTATGGATGTGGTCAAACTCTCCAAGAAACAAAAGCACAAGGGCGGAACCGCCCAGGAAATCCTGAACCTTATCGCCAAGCTATATATCCTGGAACAGTCCTTTGAAACCAGAAAGCTAAAGCCCGACCGGATACAGGAAGAACGTCAGGAAAAAAGTATACCCATACTAAACCAGATAAAAACTCTGCTGGACGAAAGAAGTAAAACCACCCCGGACAAAAGCAAACTGGGCACGGCCATAAATTATGCCCTGAACCAGTGGGACAGAGTGGTGCGCTATACACTGGATGGCCGGCTGCGGCCTGACAATAATCTGGTGGAAAACGCCATCAGACCCTTCGCCCTGGGACGCAAGAACTGGCTTTTTGCCGGACATCCCAATGGAGCCAAGGCAGGCGCTATGTACTTCTCCCTGGTGGAGACAGCCAAAAAGAACGGCCTGGAGCCTTACGCATACTTACGCCACCTGTTTGAAAACTTGCCCCTGGCCAAGACCGAGCAGGATCTGAAGGCCCTTATGCCTCAGTACATAGATCCGGAAGTCCTGCCTTCCCCCACTGCCTGCTGATCCCAACCATCATACCCCTGGCCTGCTGCATATCCAGTGGGCCAGGGAATACTACCAACGATACCCGCCCATGGATAGGTGTACCCGTTTGGACGCTTACGCTTGTTCTCATATCTCAACAGGTGAGTGGACGGGTGATCACTGGTTAGATTTCACAAGACCTGGCCACCCAGATTCTTACATTGGCTCGGGATCTACCCCAAAACAGAATGGGAAGAACACTATGGCTAACTTTGATGATTACATTGTTTTTGTGGATGAAAGTGGCGATCACAGACTTGAATCAGTAGATTCAAATTACCTAAGGGCAATGTAAACGGCTGGGGACTAAAAGTGTTCCCATAAAAAGCGAAAGGCCCTGGTATTCACCAAGGCCAGACGCCGACCGGGCATTCCCAGTCCATTTTCATAAACAAAATCTATATCTTGTATAAGGGGCTGTCAACATTTGTTGCCAACTAACTCAAGACTAATGCCTGTGCCCTGAACCAGACCCAAAACTACAAGTTTTTCCTTGTAATCCACTTGAAATAATGGTTACTTGACCGAAATTTGATAAGACGAGACTTTTAAAGGGCTTTTCTGATAATAACCAGGGAGCAGGGTGGATAAGATTCCATTGGTTATAACTGGGATGTTTTTGATCATAGAGAGATTGCAAATTGAACGGTAATGATTTTAAATGTTTACATATAGATCCATACATTCTTGATGGTAAAAGTTGTCTGTAAGACCCAAAAATTGGGTTTTTTTGAGATGAAATATAATGATAACAGCATGTTGCTGGTCTCAGAGACCTGGCTCACAGAGACCTGGCTCAGAGAACTGAAGGCTGATCTGATCATCCTTCTGGCCGATCACGGCTATCCCCCGGTGGACAGGGATGAAGTGTACAAGGAGATCTTTGAGCAGGCCGAGAACTTCAAGAAGTATTAAAGCAGGGTCAGGGGTTGAGCTGTGCTTATAAAATTTGAATCGCTTACAGCGGAATAAAGGAGTTGCTTCTGACAGAATCTGAAACCTTGATTCCCAAGCACGGCGGCTACCGGAAGCTCAAGAGCTTTCAACTGGCCCAGCTTGTATATGATCTGACCGTGCGTTTCTGTGGGCGGTATATAGATAAGCGCAGCCGCACTCATGATCAGATGGTTCAGGCCGCCCGCAGCGGGGTGCAGAACATCGCGGAAGGATCAGAAGTTTCTGCCACATCCAAGAAAATGGAGCTGAAGCTTACCCAGGTAGCCCGGGCCAGTCTTGAAGAACTGAAGCTGGACTACGAGGACTTCCTGCGTCAGCATGACCTGCCTTGCTGGGACCGAAATCACCCCCTGCGTCAAGATCTGGTTGATGCACAATGCCGAAGCGTTGATGACGTGGCCGAGTGGGTGATGAATGCGGCTAAAAAAATAGCCTGGGAGAGAGGACACAGTGAACAAAGTAGACTTGGGGAATCAGACAAGGATATTGAGTCTTCTACGTTTACTGCGTCCTCTTTTTATCCTGAAATCTCGGCCAATGCAGCTCTGACACTGGCCACTGTAGCCGGTTATCTCCTGGACCGGCAGATCCAGGCCCTGGCTGAGTCCTTTGAAAAAGAAGGCGGGTTTACAGAACGACTGTACAGTGTGCGTACCGCCAGAAGACGAAAATAAATCTATGAATTCGAGAACAAAGCTATATACAAGGCTCTTCAGGACTGGTGCAGAGAGAACGACATCCAACTGGCGGATTAATCGATGGCTGCATGGCCGCAAATTGATTTTGTCGACGACCGAGAAGGATGTCTGTTCACAGCAACGGTTTACCGAAAACAGGTTTGCTCGGGTCGATTTGCTCGGGTCGAACCCAGCCAATATATTGAAAATATTTAAAAAGAGCTCGATTTTTGCTTGATTTTGACTCTTAGAACCGCCATTTTGATATGGAAAAAGTAGTTCTAAAGTTCAATTCTCCAGGGCAACAACTATCCTGACACATGGGGCGGTCCGTGTCATGGTGTTTGTCGACCGGGTGGAAATCGTCAGCCCCGGCCACCTGCCGGACAGCCTGAGTCCGGAGGATATCCGCCAGGGCAAGACCATCCGCCGCAACCCCACACTCACCGAGCACGCCAGTCATATCCTGCCGTATCGTGGCATGGGCAGCGGCATTCCCCGTGCCCTGGAAGCCTGGCCGCAGATCGACTTGGTGGATGATCCCGCGGGCAACCAGTTCAGCGCCGTGGTCTGGCGTGCAGAAGCGGAATGGTCGGTTGACACTGCCGCCCCGCAAGTTACGGGGAAGTTACCGGGGAAGTGAAACGGTTGTCGCTACCTGGGCGACTGGCATCAGCGGGAGAATAACCGGCCTTGCAGCCGATGCCGCGACCGCTGCGCATCTCTGGCGCGGCTGAGTATGCTCGTTCGGCAGTAGCAGAATTTATGTGAGAGGTGATTTATGAAGATTAAAGACCTGATTGAAGCGGCAGAGGCTCTCCCAGTGGAAGAGCGTGCGTTAGTAGTCGATTCGCTTCTGCGCAGTCTCAACCCTCCCCAATCCAGGATCGATGAAAAATGGGTTTCGGTAGCGCAGGAGCGATTGAAGGAGTTTCGTTCCGGTGATGTGGAGACCGTCCCCGGAGAAGAGGTGTTTGCGAAAATCTGGGGCGAGCAATCTCCATGAGCTTCCGCTTTCACCCTGAAGCTGAGCGCGAACTTCGTGAGGCTGTCGCCTACTATGAAGATATAGAGCCTGGCCTCGGATACGATCTTTCTGTGGAAGTGTATGCCGCAGTTCAGAGGGCTGTAATGTATCCAAAGGCTTGGCCAGTGCTTGACGGTGATATTCGGAGGGCCTTAGTACGGAGGTTTCCGTATGGAGTGCTTTACTCCGAGGAACAGGGAGTTCTCCTGATCATTGCCGTGATGAACCTTCATCGAGAGCCGGGCTACTGGAAGGGCCGATTTTGAATGTCGAACAAAGTCTTTTTGCCGACGCTCGTGCCTCGCGCGGCTGATTAGCAGCGTTTAGGCCAATAAGACAAGAAGTCGCGCACGATAGGAGATTGAATGGAAAACGGACAACTGAACTGGATCGCCAACTTCATCTGGAATATCGCCGACGATGTGTTGCGCGATGTTTATGTGCGGGGTAAGTACCGCGACGTGATCCTGCCCATGACGGTCATCCGCCGTCTTGACGCCTGCCTGGAGCCCACCAAGCAGGACGTCCTGAAGATGAGCGAGCAGCTGGACAAGGCGGGCGTGGCCAATAAGGTCGGCGCTCTATCAAGGGCTGCCGGTGCGGACGCCAACCACGCCTTCTACAACGATTCGCCCTTTACCCTCCGCGATCTCCAGTCACGGGGAAAAGCGCAGCAACTCAAGGCCGATTTCGAGACCTACCTCGACGGCTTCAGCCCGAATGTCCAGGAGATTCTGGAGAAGTTCAAGTTCCGCAACCAGATACCCACGCTGGTCGATGCCGACGCCCTCGGCCCGCTCATCGAGAAGTTCCTCAACCCGGATATCAACCTCTGCCCGCACCCGGTCCGCGACGTCGAGGGCAACGTCCGCCTGCCCGGCCTGGACAACCACGCCATGGGCACGATTTTCGAGGAACTGATCCGCCGCTTTAACGAGGAGAACAACGAGGAAGCGGGTGAGCACTTCACGCCCCGCGACGTCGTCAAGCTGATGGCCAACCTGATCTTCTGGCCCATCGCGGATGACATCCGGTCGGCCAC encodes:
- a CDS encoding type I restriction enzyme endonuclease domain-containing protein produces the protein MKYNDNSMLLVSETWLTETWLRELKADLIILLADHGYPPVDRDEVYKEIFEQAENFKKY
- a CDS encoding four helix bundle suffix domain-containing protein, coding for MIPKHGGYRKLKSFQLAQLVYDLTVRFCGRYIDKRSRTHDQMVQAARSGVQNIAEGSEVSATSKKMELKLTQVARASLEELKLDYEDFLRQHDLPCWDRNHPLRQDLVDAQCRSVDDVAEWVMNAAKKIAWERGHSEQSRLGESDKDIESSTFTASSFYPEISANAALTLATVAGYLLDRQIQALAESFEKEGGFTERLYSVRTARRRK
- a CDS encoding ATP-binding protein, which codes for MVFVDRVEIVSPGHLPDSLSPEDIRQGKTIRRNPTLTEHASHILPYRGMGSGIPRALEAWPQIDLVDDPAGNQFSAVVWRAEAEWSVDTAAPQVTGKLPGK
- a CDS encoding addiction module protein is translated as MKIKDLIEAAEALPVEERALVVDSLLRSLNPPQSRIDEKWVSVAQERLKEFRSGDVETVPGEEVFAKIWGEQSP